From Elusimicrobiaceae bacterium:
CGTGCTGGCCGAAGCGCCGGATTCTTTCGAGGCGCTGCGGCTGCGCGGCGATATTCTGCTTGATAATCTTGATGACTGGAAAGCCGCCGCCGCCGATTATGACAGGGCTGCCGCGCTTAACCCTGACTCGGCCGCCACGCTGGTCAAACGCGGGCAGGCTTATGTCAAAGGCGCGCGGTACGACGGGGCCGTGAAGGATTTTACCGCCGCTATCCTGATGTCGCCGGAAAACGACGGGGCCGTCGCGGGTCTGGGCGGCGCGAGGATGCTCAGGGGCGAATACAAGGAAGCGCTTGAGCAGTACGAGCGCGCCAGCGGTCTGGCTCCAAAAAACGGGGAATATTATTTTATGGCCGGCAACGCCTGCCGTAAATTGAAACGGCTGAAATCGGCGAACAATTATTTTAAGAAAGCCTGCGATCTCGGTTTTAAAACCGCGTGCGGTTTCATAAAGAAATAGCGGTTTGTCCGGGCGGCGGTTTCGGGCGGTTGGCGGAAAAATCTTGCGCGGTAGAGCGGTGTGTTATGCGCTTTTTGAAAAACAGGTTTATCGGGTGTGCCTGCGCGGCGGCGTTCGCGCTGCTGGCGGCCGCCTGCCTCAAGCCGGTGAAAGCGGTTGAGGACAAGGATGACATTGTCGTGTGGGAGCAGGAGGACGCGGCTGTCGCGCCGTTCATTGACTCCGTGTTCGCCGACTTTAAAAAACTGCCCGGCAATGAAAAAGTGGCGGTGACGCGGGTTCACTACCAGAACGAGGATCTGCGCCAGCAGTTTCAGACGGCGTCCATCGCGGAAACCGGGCCTGACCTGATAATGTGCCCGTCGGATTTCGGGGGCGTGTTTTCTGTCGCCGGGTTCATTCTGCCGGTGGACGGGCTGTTCGAGCTCGGCAAATACAATACCGCGGTGCTCGACGCCGTCCGGCTTGACGGGCATACCTGGGGCGTGCCGATTTCCAACGGCAATCACCTGATGCTGATGTACAATAAAAAGTTTCTGCACCGGGCACCGGAGAACACGGACGAAATGCTGGCGTTTTGCGCCACGGCCAAAGCGCGGGGGCTTGATTACTGCATGGCGATGGACATGGGCGAGCCGTTTTGGCTGGTGCCGTGGCTGGGCGGGTTCGGCGGCTGGCCGATTGACGGGCACAGGCCCACGCTTGACACCAAAGCGATGCGCGCCACGATAGATTTCTATCTCGATCTGAAGTTCGGCAAAAAATACGTGCCCGAGGAATGCGATTATAACTGCATTGACGGCATGTTCAAGGAAGGCCGGGTGGCGATGATCGTGAACGGGGACTGGGCTCTGCAGTCCTATCAGGCCAGATTCGGGCAGGATTTCGGAACCGGGAAAATCCCGCGGAATTCCGCCACGGGCCTGTGGCCCGCGCCCATGATCAGCGGCAAATACTTCATGCTCAACGCCGCGCTTGCCGGCAAAAAAGAGAAGCTTGAAAAGATAAAAGAACTGGTGGAATTTTACACCAGCCGCGACAACCAGATCCGGCAGATTGAAGTTTTGAAACGGCTCCCCGCGCTCAAGGCGGCCAACGACGCGCCGCAGATAAAGGCGAACCCCGTGCTGGCGGGCTCGATGGAGCAGATACTGGCCGGCAAGCCGATGCCGCTCGCCACGGAAATGCGCGCCGTGTGGGACGCGATGCGTCCCTACCAGGGCAAGATCATGACCAAAAAGGAAACGCCCCGCTCCGGGCTTGAAAAAATGCAGCTGGACGCGGATTCCAAAATAAAGGAAATGAACCGATGAACCCGCTTCTGGCTTCCATACTGGAAGTTTTGCAGATGGTGCTGTTCGTGGCGTGGACGGCGTTTTTGATGGAGCTGTATCTGTGGTTCCATTTCAAAAAATACAGGGAAAGCTGGTTTGTTCCGGCGATGCTGGCCGGCACGCCGGCTCTGGCATGCCTGCTGGTGCTTTCGGCGGTGGGCAATGCGGTTTCGTTGCGCTCGCTGGCGGTTATCGCGGGAGCGGCGTTTGCCGCCGAAATTCCGCTTCTGTACATGTTCAAGGCTCATGTCAGGGGAAAATGGGCTTTGCCGTTCATGCTGATCCTGCCGGGCTTCGCGGGGCTGGCGCTGCTTATCGCATATCCGCTGGCGTTTGAAATTTATCTGGCGTTTTTCGATTTGAAACTGACGACGCTTAAAACCTGGAGCCAGACCGGCACGCTGCCGTTTGTGGGGCTGCAGTATTTCCGGCAGGTGTTCACGCTGTCGCCGCTTTCGGAAATAACTTTCTGGCAGCTGCTGTGGCGGACGCTTTGGTGGACTTTCATAAACGTGTTTTTTCATGTGCTGGGCGGTTTCGCGCTTGCGCTGCTTCTAAACAACAATATAAAGCTCAAGGGCGTTTACCGCACGCTGCTGATTGTGCCGTGGGCGATGCCGCAGGTGGTGGCGGTGCTGGCGATGCGCGGCGAGTTCCTGCAGAACGGGTTTGTGAATGAAATGCTGCGGCGGCTGGCGGAGTGGTCGCCCCTGCTGGCGGGGCTTGGCCTGGGGCCGGTGCAGTGGCTGAGCAATCATGCGTTTTTGACCTGCACGCTTATCAATGTGTGGCTAGGCATTCCGTTTATGATGGTGGTGATACTGGGCGGCCTGCAGTCCATTCCCTCCTCCTATTACGACGCCGCTTCGATTGACGGCGCTTCGGCCTTTCAGAAATTCCGCAACATTACACTGCCGCTTCTGCGGCCGGTCATCGCGCCGGCGGTCACGCTCGGCACGGTGTGGACTTTCAACAACATCAACGTTATTTACCTTGTCACCGGCCAGGCGGGCGGCACGGAGGATGCCGACATTCTGGTGTCCGCGCTATACAAAGCGGCGTTCACTTTTAACCGCTACAGCTATTCGGCGGCGTTTGCGATCGTCATTTTCATTCTGCTGTTCGCGATTTCGATGTTATGGCTGAAATTTTCCAGGGGCACGGATTCAGTTTATGAATAACGCCATACCATTCAAATACAGTCCCGAATGGGTCCGGTTCAAAACCGCGGTGCAGAAGACGCTGGTGCATGTGGCGCTGGTGTGCGTTTCGATCATGTTCGTGTATCCGCTGATACGGATATTTTCGGTATCGCTCCGGCCTGATGATATCCTGAATTCCGCTTCGCTCGCGCTTGTTCCTGACGGCGCTACGCTGGTTTCCTACGGCAAACTGCTTACGCAGACGCATTTTCTGCGCTGGCTGTGGAATTCGCTGCTGATTACGGGCGTCACTTCGATTATCGGCGTGAGTCTGGCGTCAACGGCGGGCTACGCGTTCTCGCGCTTCAAATTTCCCGGCAACAAGCTGGGCCTTACGGTTCTGCTCAGCACCCAGATGATTCCGGCGGGCATGTTGCTGCTGCCGATGTTTCTGATGATCATGAAGATGGGGCTGGTCAACACCTATCTTGGCATGATAATCGCGTATTCGGTTTCGTCGCTGCCGTTCAGCATCTGGATCCTGAAAGGGTATTACGATACCGTGCCGCGTTCCCTTGAAGAGGCCGCGCTGGTGGACGGCACCACCCAGTTCGGCGCGTTTTACCGGATCGTGCTGCCGCTTTCCACGCCCGCGCTGGCGATCGCGTTTCTGTTTAATTTCACCGCCGCGTGGAACGAATATCTGGTCGCGCGGGTCATTCTGGCCGATTCCAGCCGTTATACCTGGACGCTGGGCCTGTTTGAATTGCAGGGCCAGTTTATCACGCAGTGGGGCATGTTCGCGGCGGGTTCGATACTGGTCACGATTCCGGTGCTGTGCGTGTTTCTCTATTCGTCGAAATGGCTTGTTTCCGGCCTTACTTTAGGCAGTGTGAAAGGATAAAAACATGGCGTCAGTCACTTTTAAAAATACGCAGAAAACCTATGCTGGCGGTGTTACGGTCCTGCACGATATAAGCCTTGAGGTGCAGGATCACGAGTTTCTGGTGCTGGTCGGCCCTTCCGGGTGCGGCAAAAGCACGCTGCTGAGGATGCTGGCCGGTCTGGAGGAAATAACCGGCGGCGAGATTTACATAGGCGACCGGCTGGTCAACCATCTGCCTCCGCGCGACCGGGAAATCGCGATGGTGTTTCAGGATTACGCCCTCTATCCCCACATGACCGTGCGCGAGAATATGAGCTTCGGGCTTAAACTGCGCAAAATGGCGCAGGCCGAAATTGACGCGCGCGTAATGGAGGCCGCCGAAATTCTTCAGATCGTGCCGCTGCTCGAGCGCAGGCCCAAGGCGCTTTCAGGCGGGCAGCGCCAGCGGGTCGCCATAGGCCGCGCGATAGTGCGCAAGCCGAAGGTTTTTCTGTTTGACGAGCCGCTTTCCAACCTCGACGCCAAGCTGCGCGAGGAGATGCGCGTGGAAATCGCGAAGCTGCACAACCGGCTGAACGCGACGATAGTGTATGTGACGCACGACCAGATCGAAGCGATGACGCTCGCTTCCCGCATCGCCGTGATGAACGGCGGGTATATCCAGCAGCTGGGCACTCCGGCGCAGGTGTATTCGCTGCCGGACAATAAATTCGTGGCGGGTTTTATCGGCAGTCCCACAATGAATTTCATTGAAGGGGTTTTGGA
This genomic window contains:
- a CDS encoding extracellular solute-binding protein; amino-acid sequence: MRFLKNRFIGCACAAAFALLAAACLKPVKAVEDKDDIVVWEQEDAAVAPFIDSVFADFKKLPGNEKVAVTRVHYQNEDLRQQFQTASIAETGPDLIMCPSDFGGVFSVAGFILPVDGLFELGKYNTAVLDAVRLDGHTWGVPISNGNHLMLMYNKKFLHRAPENTDEMLAFCATAKARGLDYCMAMDMGEPFWLVPWLGGFGGWPIDGHRPTLDTKAMRATIDFYLDLKFGKKYVPEECDYNCIDGMFKEGRVAMIVNGDWALQSYQARFGQDFGTGKIPRNSATGLWPAPMISGKYFMLNAALAGKKEKLEKIKELVEFYTSRDNQIRQIEVLKRLPALKAANDAPQIKANPVLAGSMEQILAGKPMPLATEMRAVWDAMRPYQGKIMTKKETPRSGLEKMQLDADSKIKEMNR
- the ugpC gene encoding sn-glycerol-3-phosphate ABC transporter ATP-binding protein UgpC is translated as MASVTFKNTQKTYAGGVTVLHDISLEVQDHEFLVLVGPSGCGKSTLLRMLAGLEEITGGEIYIGDRLVNHLPPRDREIAMVFQDYALYPHMTVRENMSFGLKLRKMAQAEIDARVMEAAEILQIVPLLERRPKALSGGQRQRVAIGRAIVRKPKVFLFDEPLSNLDAKLREEMRVEIAKLHNRLNATIVYVTHDQIEAMTLASRIAVMNGGYIQQLGTPAQVYSLPDNKFVAGFIGSPTMNFIEGVLENENGELRFKNDAMNILLPFDVSFGNRRDDERTVMLGVRHEGIYTEKKEGGNLSEAISGKVEVAELLGHIKNLYLLCGQVRMLTTAPASFDKRPGDSMFVWLDLDKVHLFDRKTGKRMG
- a CDS encoding tetratricopeptide repeat protein codes for the protein VLAEAPDSFEALRLRGDILLDNLDDWKAAAADYDRAAALNPDSAATLVKRGQAYVKGARYDGAVKDFTAAILMSPENDGAVAGLGGARMLRGEYKEALEQYERASGLAPKNGEYYFMAGNACRKLKRLKSANNYFKKACDLGFKTACGFIKK
- a CDS encoding carbohydrate ABC transporter permease; amino-acid sequence: MNNAIPFKYSPEWVRFKTAVQKTLVHVALVCVSIMFVYPLIRIFSVSLRPDDILNSASLALVPDGATLVSYGKLLTQTHFLRWLWNSLLITGVTSIIGVSLASTAGYAFSRFKFPGNKLGLTVLLSTQMIPAGMLLLPMFLMIMKMGLVNTYLGMIIAYSVSSLPFSIWILKGYYDTVPRSLEEAALVDGTTQFGAFYRIVLPLSTPALAIAFLFNFTAAWNEYLVARVILADSSRYTWTLGLFELQGQFITQWGMFAAGSILVTIPVLCVFLYSSKWLVSGLTLGSVKG
- a CDS encoding sugar ABC transporter permease; translated protein: MNPLLASILEVLQMVLFVAWTAFLMELYLWFHFKKYRESWFVPAMLAGTPALACLLVLSAVGNAVSLRSLAVIAGAAFAAEIPLLYMFKAHVRGKWALPFMLILPGFAGLALLIAYPLAFEIYLAFFDLKLTTLKTWSQTGTLPFVGLQYFRQVFTLSPLSEITFWQLLWRTLWWTFINVFFHVLGGFALALLLNNNIKLKGVYRTLLIVPWAMPQVVAVLAMRGEFLQNGFVNEMLRRLAEWSPLLAGLGLGPVQWLSNHAFLTCTLINVWLGIPFMMVVILGGLQSIPSSYYDAASIDGASAFQKFRNITLPLLRPVIAPAVTLGTVWTFNNINVIYLVTGQAGGTEDADILVSALYKAAFTFNRYSYSAAFAIVIFILLFAISMLWLKFSRGTDSVYE